The genomic DNA ATATGCACTGAAAACCACGACACATATCTAGATAGATTTAAGGCTTATACCCGTCATGTTACCGCGGGCCATCCATCCTGGGGGACTGGCCGAGAATAGGCGCATATCCACTGACACATACCGACTGCCGAAGTAGTGAGTTCTGGCACAtaaacagtggcacatacccgatGGGCCAAATTTTATAGACCATACAGTAGTCAGCAGCAAGGTGTCTATCCGGGCACATACCCGGTGCACAAGGTTGTCTATATATACATAGAAATACATCCGGCAATGACGATCACAAAAGCTGGAGGAGGATGGATGAAtgtaaaaactttattgaggtccattAGGTCGCGCCAGTTTCCTAGGCCGAAGCGggtcgctcccacgttgggaccgaaaGGCCTAGCCTTTCGGCCTCTTCGCGGGCCCATTGGAGTGCCCATAGCTGTTCTTCTAATGTGAGACTGTGTAGAGCTGCTACCCACCGCTCTTCGGTGTTGTCTTTGTCGCTGCGTAACGCGAAGCAACGCCAATAATAATtctaattatgaggttttacgtgccaaaaccactctctgattatgaggcacgccgtaggggaggacgccggaaatttggaccacctggggttctttaacgttcacgtaaatctaagtacacgggtgttttcgcattgcgccaccatcgaaatgcggccgccgtggccgggattcgatcccgctacctcgtgatCAGAAGCCCAACACGAAGCAACGGCAGAgcatatgactaatatatatggTGTCGTTGCATTTATCGTATGTTGTAGGTGTAGAGAACTCCGGATATATCTTGTTGATTAAAAGCGGGTTCGGATATGTTCTTATTTACAAGAGCCTTAGCGCAATAGCCTGAACTCTATTTAGTTTACTGCGTGGAGGGGGGAAGGCCCTGCGTCCTAGATAGAAGTGCTTGGTTAGCTCACTGTAAGTGAGGAGGTGGTCCGTGTAATCTGGAACCTCAGCATCTTCTTACCTTGTGGGCAGAAGGCAAGCCAGAGTCAAAGCCCTACTAGAGAAAACTGAAGATCAGGCTGAAGAATGCTTCTTCGTCGAGGCGGCTTTCATGTCCAACAGACTAGCCTTCACAGTGGTTCTTCTGAACGGCAAATCTGAGGTCGTCAACTCGCCTTCGACGTTCACCACACAACCAGAAATTGCAGAACCGGTAGCCATCGCATTGACACTTTCAGGCCCAAAAAGATCCAGGATCCGCAGCGATTCTAGGGCAGCCGTCCCAGCATTTGCCAAATGAGTCGTATCTCGATAGGCCCTTGCAACTCTCAATAGAAATGTCGTAAAACCCCACACGATATGGTAGAGGAAAAGAaagtgcccttccactttgtgaagtgAATAAGGATTACCAGCGTTCGCGTACtacatctccgccgcgggtcagcccagcgttgcaccatcttcgggatcggcccacgtatgtggagttttgtgtctacacacggaagCTATCCTGGGAGAACTAGGCCTTAAAAGTTGCGCTGTAAAAAAGAACTTTCTTTTGAAGGTAAATGGACGTACAAAGCTCACAAAACGTAACAAGACCGCCAAGTTATACACCATACTTGCTGTTGCtaccaattgattgattgattgaataaatgttatttttcagtcctgcagaacgcgtattagcccGTCGCGGGCCACTGCTACGTCGAGACCGAttggcctagcctgccagccgcatcgtgggcctgcaggatggcccaacgttgctcagccaggagtcgTTTGCGGAGGGCCGCTTCCCGCCTAACGGAGTTGAAGTCAGGGATTGTTATAAAGGTACATCCCCAGAACATGTGTGAAAGTGTTGATCTATCGCCTCAAGCAGGGCACGCTTCATCAGGGTGAATCTCCGGATGTATCGCATGCAACGTGAACCGATTGGGATAGGTCTACCTGCAGaagtctgaatgtcagtgcctgaggcctggtgagcttgaTGAGGAGGAGGGTATTCTCGCCGTGACAGATAAAAGTGTTATGTAAGTACATTGTAAGTAGCGGGTGCCTCCCTACCATCCATTAACTCTCTCCTCGGCCGTTACGCCGCCAGCGCGGTCAGTAAGTGCGCCCTCGgcagcgtgggccgtctcgttgaGCTTCGCGGGGACACCCTACCATGTGCCCAACGTGGGCTGGGAACCAAGTAAGCAAGTGATGTTTGATCCTATCCGGACCTGCCTTACGAAGCAGCCCCAAAGCCTATCTAAGATTACTCCACACTCAAATGCCCTAATGGCCGACCCTGAGCCACTGTAAATGACGTCGCTGCCGTCATCAAGCATTTCCAAGGCAATGGCTACCTGCTCGGCTATCGCCGCATCTCCGGTTCGCGCAGATGCGCAGTTCGTGAGTCGCTGTTTGGAATGCACCACTACCGCAGAAAAGGAGCACTCCTTCCGATATACGGCCGCGTCAACAAGGCAGGCTCTACGCCCGTCTGCctggatctgtttgagtatgGTGGAAGCTCTTGCTTTCCTCCTACCCTTGTATCCAGAATGTAAATTTCTCGGTATCGGCGATACGGAGAAAAAGTCTCGTATGTCTCGTGGTAAGTGGCATTTTCTTAGTGCCTCTACTGATGGCGGGTGGCCGAGCTCTTGTAGTATCCTCCTACCGGCGGCGGTCGTGGAGATTCTGGCAAGTTGCGCTGTTTCCTGAGCCTCTGAAATCTTTTCCAgagtgttgtgcacacctagctGGAGGAGACCATTGGTGTTGGTGAAGATCGGTATGCCCAGGGCTCGCTTAGTGATTTACCAATGGTATTTTTTAGCGATGCATGCAAATCAACCCTTTGTTCACGAATAAGAATGACTTCTTGAAGAAGATCGTTCATGCAGATGCCGTCATTATGTATTGGTTGTGCTTATGTCGCAAAAGCTGAGATGTGCACTTAACTAGTAGTATAGTGGCACGACTTACAGTGAACAAGAGTTTTGAGCTAAGAAATGGGCTGATCACACTTCTTCTTTCGTCCCGCTTTAGTTAGGACAAGGCGTGATGTGAAGTAAAACCAAATATGCTACTTTGAACCAAACTAATGATCTTTGGTTTACATACTACTAAATCTAAGAAAGGGCCAACCCACCAAGGATTGTACCTTTGAATTATCTGGAATTTATGGAGAAGCCTGGTTCAACATAGCAGCGATACGCCGTCATATATATAATGATGAGGACGACGCTGATGACGATGACACGTCTTTAAAACATGGCACGTAACCACAATGGGGGATGTACCAAGAATTGGGCAGTTGTACGCTAAGTTAATGACTTAAAGACGAAACATAAAAAGGTGTAACTTAGAATAAAATAGCATTGTGTATTGGGGCAGTGAGACTAGATGAATGGATGATTAGATTAAAAAAGGATACGAAGATTCATTGCAATATTTAGAATAATTATGACCAGCGCACTAATTTCTTCCTTCAATTAtagtgtcacgtagtagtgacggtaaagaacacagtagcaatactgtgaatgacgaaactaacttttattgggcgaacctgtgcccacaaaaacgtgccacacttaaagcacaacgatagcggcgaacagtcggcgatcgttgaaaatctgatctgccggtcaagcgcatcGGTTTTTATAGACGAGCCATCGAACgtcccagagtaatcgctggtgcccgcgtgtcttccagaaagttctaccccattggcgtcgcgcatacatgaaattAGATTaaacaaggttcggtgacaacagacagcggatggaagcatcgataacattccagaaacctccGATACATGCAGTCGCGCCCCATGCTGAGCGATAAAATTTGTTTGACGGTTAAAAGCGCTCATACAAAAAAAGataagtccacgtgtcaatacgGTTCTTGTCCTGAATGTCCATGGCGGATACTCACACTAGGAGATTTTAGAAGTAGAAAAACTGGGAACGTAGGCCGACTATCGGCCGGCTATCAGCCGGCTATCCCGAACTCCCAAGTGCACTGCTCAATCGAGAatagccaagaaaaaagaaagcagtgaagATTCGatttgcacacgcacacacagtcaCAAGCATACAAATAGTGTCATTATAGAGGCATTAGTACTAGCAGCGGAGTCCAGTAAACGGGTAGTCGTCCATCACACACGAGGAGGGTTGTGCACACAAGTTTATTTGCACACACACAGGCAGCATCCATATGTGCACATAAACCTGACCGCGAGGGACAATACGGCTGCGATCCGTATAagttgaaaggaaaaaaaagctgcGGGATCGGTAATAAGTTTTGTGGTTAAGAGGAACGGGTATGGAGAGAAACTATTTATGGGGAAGATACCACCTTCGTAATAATAGTTCTAGGTcacggaagaaaaataaaacataacAAGAAGAAAACGCCGCATCAAGGAAAAAGGGAAATATAAAAAATTATTCTACCACGGTAATCTACTATAGCTTGGGTAACACCATTACGCACTGTGGAGGAAGCATTTATTTCGCTGAAACCCAGAAAGGCAGCTCCAAGAGACTCGGAAATAAAGGATTACACTTGAAGATAAACCTAGACCAAGGCTATGCAGCCGAGTTCCCAACTGTACTTATTACAGAGAAAGTCCCTGTCGACGGTATATACAACATAATCTGCATCTGTGTTCAGGAGGTCTTCTTCGTTCAATTGTTTATGAGCTTGCTGAAGCTTATAATCTGCAGTGAGAAACCGGGAAGGATTTTGTTTGGTAATATTCTCATAATCATTTATTCTACCCTTAATGACCCTTTAGCTGCCACTGCAgaagtggggagggggggcgagaaataatttatttatttattattttatttatttatttatttatttggtacccacggcgcccattcaggcattacagtgggggggggggggtacagatgaaaaacaagcatcaaaattgcaggtttgcataaatttgtgtaagtcaacaacacattattataggtcgacaaaaaaagaaaaaaaaaagcacacagctAAGTTGCACACAGCCATATCGGAAAGAGGCACGTTGCAGATGTCACATGTCACAAGAGACATGCGACAAAACGAATGAAATAATCATAACAGAATGGCAGCCGCTTTCCAAGCAAATAAATACGAGGCCAGTACAACAACGAACAAAATTTCTATCGTTAATATCGGGTGCAGTAATAAGAGTAGTGGGAGATTAAAGCAAACAGAAACTGGCCACTACATAAAAGAGGAAGAGCaaagcaggaagaaaaaaatCCAGAAATTTTTTTCAAACAAAAACATGCATTATGAGTAATTCACATATTGAGAGTGAACGAGACAATGGAATACAAAGGTCGCACAATAAAAAGCAAAATCACAGTAATTTTTGCCCGACAGTGTACGCATCTATAACAGCGGTAGCAATAATGAAAAGACGCACACCTAGAAGGAAGTGCAAATATGCCAACGAATTCCGGACAAAATTTAAATTTCCGCGACAGGCCCACGAAGCGGGTGTGGCTGGCCACTTCGTGGTATAGTCTTCACATGCCCGCCCGGTGGCTCAGGTTGAGGTAGACGAGCGCCACGAGCAGCAGGCACAGCGCCACCACGATGCCCAGCACCCAGAGGGCCTCCTTGGAGATTGCGGACGCCCAGCCGGACACGTTGCCGTCGAGGCCTCTTCCGCAGGTGTCGGCCCCGGTCGTCGGAGGGACGCCTGCTGGTgacgagcaaaaaaagaaagaaaggtatggCGATGGCAGCGGAACGAACCACCATTTCCTGGACTGTTCCTTCAACGCTCGACACCTCCTCGCGATTGAATGGATGGATGATATTAGCATCCAATCGGAAGTGGCTTAATGCGCCAAGCTCGTCATTTCTACATCTTTTCTGTCATAACTATCCATCGGCCACTACAGTGTTCATTGGGTTCGTGTCAACGAACCATCAAACTTCAAAATTAACAAATATGATGTCTTCTCATTCTTTGTTTTCCCTATGTTTACGCTACCAATCCTCCAGCCTGCTTTTTACTGTCATTCTCAGATTCATTTTCAACTGCTTTCCATGGCTGCTAGGTAGCGGTACTGTTTTTGGGCGAGCATTACCGACGAAAACATTTCGACCAATTgaaggctaacagcttcgctgtaatattagACAGAACCCATCTACGATGATCGTCCAAGTCAATGCGTGTGCATTTCACACAGCGATACACACACTATTCTATCCGGAGTCTCATTCTCGAGTTTTTCCTTGTGCGACGCGTTGGCGTTTCGCCACTCATTTTTGTTGGAGCCGGGTTTCCCTGGCTTCCCGAGTTTTGGCGGCACAGCGAAAACGTTCTGCTGCAGCGTGTGGCGCATAAAGTCGCGTGTGACTCGTACCGAGGCCAGGTAGCTAGATAAAATCGTCAAAGTGACTGTATAGGGTATAAGCAAATAAGTACTCTCGCGTTTCAAACGCACCTGTGGCCACCGCGGATGAACTGGCCGCTGAAGAGGCCTCAGCACGGTGCCCTGTGTCGAGCTCATGGCGGGCCTCGGCCGCGTCCAGATGCGAACAGGAAGGTCCCATGTCGGGAGGCATCGTCGAGATGCTCTCATCAGGACCAACCAGGTCCAAAGAAACTCGGCTTGCGGAACCCGTTGGCGCAGATGGATGGAAACTGGACGACTTTCCTTGACGCATGACGCCGGGGTttcgagcttcttcttcttcttcttcgttgtTACTTTATGCACGCGTTCTCTTATTTTGGACTTTGACCCATcagactcttggccaatccccctgAGCGGGTGCGTGCCAGTGTATCCCAAGGATCAGCACCTATATCTACGATGAGGGTCGGCGGTCGTGATTTAGACAATGTGTACAATATACAACTGGTGTGCTGCAGGGAaagcttaagagaaagctttagcacgggcctaactccgacgccgcctattcaaataagcgtaaaacgcagaaacacttttctgagataaccacggggccgattttaatgaatttttttttccattcgagagagaaagttaGATTCTAGTAACTATCGGAagcataattttgatttagggcctgaatgttttTAATAAAATTTTCAAAAATGGGTAAGTTTGTGAAAAAAAGTAAATGGATGAAGTTCACAAATTTGTGTCTCTGCACCTAAAACAGATATCGCAACTCTATAAACTGCATCCATTGGAGcatccaaagcagacaaatttataTCTCACGCgaattttccacgttgtttacaagggttttacAGCAGTAGTACTCACATATTAGAGGATCTACCTGAGAGCCATGTATATCATATGAATTTAggccgctttagatgtactattaggtggaatatacagaattgtgatatgatCTATGAttattgagttacagagttgtaaatttcatagttcgtttcctgaaaatttgagATTTTTGCCATTTTTATAAAAACGAATTACAATCTAAACCGAAAATTTGGAACAAACAGTGAGCAGActgtaactttttcttttaagtgcaacaaacataatcaaatttggtgctacGGCTGGCGAGGAAAACGATTTTTCTTTTCCTATGTATATATAGCGAGGAGACctagagctaaagcttcctcttaaaaaagATTATGGTTCTCTCGTAATCTGGAGCAGATGTAAGCATGACATGGCTACTGGCAAAGCAGATTTGTTGGATATGATACTAGCCACATCCTTAAAATGGGTAtggtgcatgttcgcaacggcacactcCCCTACACCACGCCATACCACGACATACCACGCCACACCGCACCACAGTACACGAACCTGTTTTGAactgaacctcattgcaagtgtTTCGGCCAAACAGCCATGCGCGGCGCGCTGGACGCCGCTGGCTTGGTCACGCAGCGAAGCGCCATCTCTCGAGCCGGCGctaaacccgcgccgcggaactcacggaccgccaGCGTTGAACAGGCAACCCTGTGTCCGCACAAAAAGATTATAATAATGTGTATGATGCCCAGTATTTGCCTTCTGAAAGTCgatattggaaatgacaaataaaaattcAGGGTGCTAGTAGTTACCGCTTGAGTGACAttgtgaacaaaaataggaagaACTCGGacgcaatatttaaaaaaaaacttattggGGCTATAACTAGCTTATGTAAAGCGGTCCCGTACAAAGGGTTGGTGGCCAGAGACCGTATTTTAAGTTTTGACTGGCTGCCCGCATGGTCAGGTTTTCTTTTCGCAACTTGcgcggatgttctcgtttg from Dermacentor albipictus isolate Rhodes 1998 colony chromosome 7, USDA_Dalb.pri_finalv2, whole genome shotgun sequence includes the following:
- the LOC135899020 gene encoding uncharacterized protein isoform X2, yielding MRQGKSSSFHPSAPTGSASRVSLDLVGPDESISTMPPDMGPSCSHLDAAEARHELDTGHRAEASSAASSSAVATGVPPTTGADTCGRGLDGNVSGWASAISKEALWVLGIVVALCLLLVALVYLNLSHRAGM
- the LOC135899020 gene encoding uncharacterized protein isoform X1, whose protein sequence is MRQGKSSSFHPSAPTGSASRVSLDLVGPDESISTMPPDMGPSCSHLDAAEARHELDTGHRAEASSAASSSAVATAGVPPTTGADTCGRGLDGNVSGWASAISKEALWVLGIVVALCLLLVALVYLNLSHRAGM